The genomic DNA GATCTCGCCGACGTATCGGTCCACAAACTGTCCCTTCTTAAGGGCTTCCTGGGACCGGACACCTACAACCCGGCGCCGTGTCAGACTCAAGGGGACGTTTCGAGGCTGCACTGCTCCGCTGTCTTATTACATACCCCATCCACGGTCGGTGGTCCGGAAGATCTGCAACGGGACAGCTCGGCCACGTTCGACTACCCGGTTGGGGCAGTCGGTCGTACAAGAGCAGCCTTGGTGGCACTCGTAGAGCGGGACCTTGGAGTTGTGAAGTCTCGACCTGAGAAGGCCAGCCTTGGCGCCATGCATGTGGTAGGCGTACGTTTTCCTCCTCGGGGCATCGACAGCATCCTCGTCATGatcgctgccgtcgtcgctatcgttctcctcgtcgagctcagcAAGGCACTGGCAGCCTGCGAACTGGCAACTGGTCGAGTCAAGGCAATCGCAGCCGCTGCGAAAGCTCACATCAGCTGGcctgacgccgtcgccaaggacGTTGCTGTTGATGAAGCGAAAGCCCCGTGGGAGGGCCTGGTCGTCCACTTCGTTCACAATGGTGACGGGAGCATTGCCATCTGTCGGGAAGTGTCGCAGCTGGCACCAGTGAcagtcgtcgcgctcgtgGGCGTATTGCTAGAGGGCACGGGGTTATCGACAGTGGGCCAGTCACCATGGGCTACATTTCAGGGCCCGCGATAGCTGCGAGAGCCAGCcccatggaggaggagagggatGAGAGGCATGCACTCACCTCTTTGCCGTGGCGAAAAAAGTGTCTACTGGTCACCTCCTCCATGGTGATATCTTAATGGAGCAGTGCCGCGCAGAGGCCTCTTGAATGTGCAGGACAAGTCATGTGCGTTTAGATGTGATTGACACCGACGGAGTGAGTGAAGAAGGGACGGGAGTCGTGGCGGTTGAGAAACGCACTGACAGGACGGAGCAGCGCAGCTCGGTTGCCCGCTGTTGTGGGCCGCGTTCGACAACCTTTACAACCTACCTACAGATTGCGCGGCGCCAAACCACCTGCCCGTGTCACATTCTGGTCTCATTGGGGCATGCTCGCCATTCATCAAGGACCTGTTTCTCATTCatacttttttttttcccaTTTGAAACACGGGAACTTGGTGACATTTTCGGATCCAAGTTTCGGTCAACAAAGTCCCTCTATCCTCGGATGACACGCATCTCACGCCAGCATCGCAAGTGAAGCAACGCACACCATGGTAGAAAAAGTCCTAGAGGATACGACCCTTTTCACTCGTCCGAAGGCTCTGTAATCTCGAGAGCACGTGCTCGCGAACATCGCCTCCCAAACAAGCTTGATTCCCCCCTGCTCTTCACAGCTCCTCTCTAGCCTCCTTGGccctggccttggccgcagcctcggcctcggcagccttTTTCTGGGCAGCTTGGCTGCCTAGATTCAGCTGATGAGAGATCCAGTTCCAGCCCTCTCTCGCCGTCTCTTCAATCTTAGCAAAAATAGTACCGCCAGGGGACGATGTCCCGTGCTTGAAGTACGTCGATTGCCTACGTGCcagggccttgagctcgtctATCTTGGACCCCTGTGGTACGGGCACACCGTAGCTGTCGAGGTACGCCTTGAGATCCGAGTGCGACCACGAGTCAAAAGCGtcgcctttggcggcggcagtagCTGACGAGAGATAGCTGGTCGCCGAGGCGTACGTCGCACCGCCGGCAGTAGATGCCGACGAGTAGGCTGACTGAGCGGCCTTgacaagctcgtcgcgggACGCATCCTTCTTCCTCGCAGcagccttggccgccttgtcgcCATGCTTGGACAGATACTCCTGGAGATTTTTGCGGGAAAAGTCATCAAAGGTCCAAGCCGTCCAGCCTGACGACGCCTTGTGAGAGTGCTTTCGCACGAGTGCACGGAGCTCGTCCGTGTTCGACCGTTGTGGCACGGGGATGCCTCGGGCATCCAGGTATGCCTTGAGTCTGCTCTCCGACCAGAGGCCAATAGCCTGGTTGAAGGCATCCTGTGCCGCCAGCGAGGCGCTATCAGTGGCCTTGGCGTATTCGTTGCGCGCGTTGGACGTGGCGGCACCAAAGGCCGACTTGGCACTGGCGTTGATGGTGTCTCCGAGGAACTCGGCACGGTGCTTGCGGAGAAGGGCGCGGAGCTCATTGATCCGGGTGCCTTGGGGAACCGGAATGCCGTTCTTGTCGGCAAATTCTTTGAGCTGAGACTCGCTCCAAGCATCAATGATCATGTCGGTAAGCGTAGCATATGCGGCttgggcgctggcggtggcgctAGCAGCCTGTCTCTGGGCGTTCAGATACGCCAGCCTAGAGTTACGGCGGACCGAAGCAATGAGCTTGTCGCGAGTCGATGGCTGGGGGGCTGGGAATCCATGCGTGTCCAACCAAGACTTGAGGTCAGATTCGGACCAGGTGGCGTAGAGCCAATTGCCAGGATAGGAGGCAGTTTCGCCagccttcttcgccgccgtctcgtaGGCCGACCGAGCCTTCTGGAGGACGGTGTCACGGTGTCGCGGCTGAGGGACTGCTCACGATGCCCAGTGGTCTTGATTAGCGGCAAACGCGGAGCCGATCGCTACAGCGTGAACAAGGCCACTTACCCGGAATGCCATGCTTGTCGCAAAACGACTTGAGCTGGCTCTCGGTCCACGTGTCGAGGATCCAGTCCTTGACATTGGCCCAGCCATTCTGAGTGGCATCCTCGGTCTCGTACCAGTTCGCCTTGACCTGAGAGATGAGGCTGTCCTttgcgtcgtcggcgtcggatTTTGCATCCTTGCCCCGAGCCTTGAGGTAGGAGCTGAGCTGGGCAGTGTCCCATTTGCTGTACGGCTCAATGATGAGATCGTTCCAGTTCTTCTCGACAAGCGACTCCAGGTCCTTGCGGTCAGCTGGTGTCGGGTAGGGAACGTCATGGTCGGACAGCCAGCGCTCAAGTTCCGTCTCATGCCACTTGTTGTAGACTGCGCGACGCGGTCAGTTACTACTTTGGAAACAGAAAAAAGATTTGTTCAGAAGACGAAGGGAGCCCACGAACCAGCCTTGGATCCCGGGAACCagctgctggcgacgacaCCAGAGGCAGCTAGGCCTGCCGTCAAgatggaggcgaggcacCGCATGGTGATGGTGAACCGTCGGTCAAAGGCAGATTTGTTGGACGTTTTGCAAAGGGGAGTCGCTGGAGAACTATTGACAGTTGGCGGGAGGGTTTGGTTGCAACGGGCGAAAGCAGAGTCGGTAGAGGAAAACGGAGCGAGAAAGCAAAGGGGTGTTTAGAGTGTCGCAGCGGAGGGAGAAGCGTGacgggcgatgacgacgatgtagACGCCTCGAGTCCTACTTTACCCATGACATGGCCGTGTTGGTGCAAGTGCAGGTACCTGACGGGttgcccgccctgctgcttCAATGCACCCCGGGTGCTCTGCCATCCAGCATTTCCTAGCTCGGCGGTGGGCTCGAATGTGTGAGGCAGCTCCAGACCGGTACCTGTACTTGCCGTAGACTGCGCAGGTCCATGTCGTCACCGGAgcgtggccgtggctggaATGTGCCGCCTGGTGACAACCCAACCTCGTCACTGCCATCGATCCCGTCCCCGCATCTCGATCCATCCGGCCACCTACGCACGCAATTCCCGAGTTGGCGTGCGCTAAAAGACCCCAAAAAAAATCCTAACTTTACCTGCTTGGCCGTAAAGGCAGGGAAGCGGCGCAGAGACTGTGCTAAGGTCTCGGACTCGGAGCAAGCAGCTCGTCTCTCCCCAAGCTTGTCAAGGTCGCGACCGAGACTGCGTTTGTTTTTATTTTGGGTGTCATTTTTGCcattttttttctttctttcttcgTTTTTGCTCCTTGGAAACTGGACGAGAGCTGCCGACGTCGTAGAGGAGAGCTTTTCCAGAAGCCGCGCTCTTGCCGTCTTCATTCCAGACCCAGAGCTCCAAGCTGCCGCCACAATGACGTAGTGTGATGAGCCTGATTTGAGCCAAACCACCTGAGCTGCAGCTGGTCCTTATGCCCTGCTCGGCACGCCGCGGTTATAATAACCGCGCCCCGGTTGAGGGAAATTTTAGACGCAGATAAAATGAAAAATCGCCCTTATCCTCTTTTGGCCACCCAAAATTGCCCTGTTGAGCAGAATCGACCAGGGTCATGATTTATGCAAGCGTCTTAATGTACCCTTTGCCGCTTTACCTATTTTATCGTAATGTCTTAGCAACTATACCTAAAAAAGATACTTTTATAGATCGCGGTTATTATAACCGGGCATTTCTTATaaccgcgccgcggcgcggttTTAAAAAATGGCTTTCTTAACTGCGCCCCGGTTAGAGACGCGATATATCGAGGTCTCGAGCGCGTTTagtatattttatatatatattcgAGGGCATAAGAGGGTATTATAAGATAAAGGCCGTCTTTAAGACTAATTAAATATAGGGCTTTCGTTTTTAATACGGTAGAGCGGTAGAATCTATCGTTTTTAACGCAGTAAAGCGGTAAAATctattattagctataaaATTAGCTATAACGAGGGGGGTCGGCGTCGTTATAATATCTCTATAATAGTAAcgttattaataatattataggctTACTTTCCTAATAGCTCTTTTAGCCTTATTTATTAGCGTTATAGCTCTATTAACTATCGTTAATATAAAGCCTTTATTAAGCGAGGATCGTTAGGTCCTTAACGCTAGCGGCCCGGCTATAGCTTAAGAGTATattaatacctttattaaCGGTCTAGAGGACTAGTTTTTCGAGCTCTTTCGTATATATCTAGATACCTTCTAAAAGCTctattaatagctataataaaATACTAAGCTTAAAGGCTTACGATATTAGACATTAAATATAAAGGTCTTAATCTTTCTATTCGTTTATATATAAGGCAAGACGTAAAGGGTTATAGCTAAGTTCTTTAGTATCGCTAAAAGTACTATATCGACTATTTTCTATATTATACTTAAAGCGATAAGGGTATTATATATAAGGTTCGTAAAGCTATCGCTAGATAGCTTTATATCTCTTAAGATCGCGAGGAACTTAAAGCATTACgcttttattaattatattagGGCTATTAATAGCACCCTAATAGCGGTATATATTAAAAGGTAGTATTAACGCCGGTTTTATAATCGAAAAGGCAACTTTacttaaaatatattaatagctatttTACTTAACGGAACTTTTACGTATATATTAGCTAGCGTCGAGGGAagtataaataatatatttcTTTATAGTCTCGCAATAAGTATAAGCTTTAAAGTACCTTAAAGTCGTTATTATCTTAGCGACTCTAGCTTTATAAACTAAAGGGCTATTATTATACCGTTAGTTAGAATTCGTTATTATCTCGATAATTAAGATCGTTAAAGCAGTAATAAACCTTAAGATAGCCGAGAGCTCTTTAATCTTTATTATACCTCTATTTAGGTTATTATCGAGTAGGCATTCGGTTAATTAAAGTATAAGTAGAAGATTATTAAGAAGAACCTATCTAAATACCGCTTTTAAGATTAAATATATATcatatatattattatagggCTCTCGAACTTTATTTAGGTCGATAGAGATAAAGATACTTTATTTAAGGGGCGGTTTAAATAACGATTTATAATAGTTATAAAAAGAGGCTATTAACTAGCTAAATAGTAAGATTATATTAAAGCTACGCGATATAATAGTAAAGGAGATATAGGCTATAAGGCAAAGATATTTCGATAGCTTAAGTAACGATAAATAAAGGTATATATAGTAATagttattataatataggaGGAAGAAAATAAGGTAtagtaaaggtattaaagGCGGCATTATAACAATAGTTAAAAAACGGGTATTATAATAGGTAGCTACCGGCTAGGTAGCTACGTTTAATTTATACCTCCTATAGTAGCTTTATTACGGTCTTCGCCCTTACTTCCTTTAACGCTTATATCCGGCCTTAGCTATCGATTTAATAGCTTTTTCTTTATTATAAGGTTATCTCTATTACTATTCTATATTATAGTATAAAACGGCTTCGTAATAACCTCGCTAAAGGTAAGATACCACTCGAGAGAGACCTTAGGTATTACCTAATAGTCTCGTAATATAGCCTTAACGTTATTAACGCCTAGCTTGCGGTTAAGCGCTAAAGCTATAAATAAGGCAGCTATATAAATCGACGTAATAAATAAGTCTATCAAGCTCGTAATGCCCTCTAATAAGTCTAAGTTAATAGCTAACTTCTTTACCCGACGATAGGCTTAGATTACCTTTACCTTCTATTTTAACCTCTCGAACCTCGATACCTCCGACTATAATATATCCGTTCGAATTAATACCGCTAGCGTTATTAATAATAACGGCTAAGTTAAGGTATTAAAAGATATCTACCTCGCCGGTCTACTTAAGGTATTATTATCGCCTTTATTATTAGCGAAAGGATCGTTATTATTACCGTTACTTTCTAAGTTAACTCTCTTAATACCCTTAATATCGctagctttaataatataattactAAATAGCATATTCCTTAAAaatactatattatatagactaGCTTAAGGTAACCTAAGGGTTCGAAGCTAAAGCTATTATagatatttattaatatatattatttattatatatttattactATAATAAGACTAATATCCTCGTTATAGCTTAAGCTAGTACTATAATAATCCCTTATCTATAGGAAGTAATAGTATTTCTTCTTAAGGTTACGATAATAGTTAAGTAGCTAGTCTTTAGTCTAGTTAAGAGATAGAAATAGAAAGCGGGCTTTTAAATAAGGTATAATCGCTAATATTACGATCTTTAACTAGGCATTCTTATCTAAGTCAAGACGACCCTTATTATAGGCTTCCTATAGGTACTTAAGGAATAAGATCGTTATCTCTAGCTTCTATAAATACTATAGCGGCTTTACTAGCGCCTTAGCTATAGTCTTCTTTATCTTTAGCTTCGTTATATTACTCGACGTAATTAGCTACGAAATTACCTAGGACTCTATCTCTTCTATCGACTCAGTAAGGGTAGTAATCTTTTCGTCGGCGGTAGGGGTAATAGTCTTTTCGTCGGCAGTAAGGGTAATAGTCTCTTCGTCGGCGGTAATAGTAGTAGTCTCTTCGTTAGCATCGCCCCTTACGATAATTAAAGCGCTATTTATAGGCTATTAACCGTCTTCTATATCGATATAACGAATAGTAGTCTACCGGTTCCTACGGCGCGGAGGCATCTCTAACGGTTATAAAAGTActatattataaaagtaCTATATTTAAGGGCATATTAAAGGCATTACGGACTAGCTATACGAAAAAGACCCCTATAGACTACGGTAGAATCTAATTGCTGACCCGATTAGGCAGGCGGCGAAGCTTATATACATAACTTGCTGACAGGGGTTAAAACGGGTCAAAAGGGGTACTTTGACCCCCCTGCTGCAGTTATGCCCTCTTAAAAAGTCACTTTTCAAAAAGCCCGGTTATCGTAACCGCGcgtgccgagcagggccttaGGTGGGAACTGCCACGAACACTGACTTTCACCCTGTCAGCGCTGTTAGGTAAGGCACGAGGATACGTAGGTACCTCGCACGGCGCACGGCACCCGACGCCTCGGGCTTCGCTTCCACGGGGCGGGccagtacctaggtaggtaaggtagggGGTAACTACCAGGTACCCCCTGCCAGGACGCGAGTTCGGGAGCAAAACCTCCGGCGGCTAGTACCTTCCAACTAATCTAGCCCCCCGGATCGAAAGCCATGAACAGGCAACACACGACAGCCGCGTTCGGGGTACCCCATTCCCATGGTCTCTAACTTGGTTGcataggtaaggtaggtagccAGCGTCCCGCCAACGCAACACGTGTGACGTCGAAGCTGTTAGATAGGTagtcggccgcggcgtggcggcacggcgcgcaaCACGAACATGCATATGGCCCCGAGCAACGCCTCGGAAGCAACCAAGTGGGCAGTCCGCGCCAGGAACCCGGTCGCCTATTATTGTTACAAAGTCTACTCTTCGTGCGTCTATGGACCAACTGCTACGTAGCAGCCAGGCTCGTCTGCGGGCGCGGCATCCGCCCAAACTCCACATGTCTGCCCACgtcttgccgttgccgccacGCGCAACAACCGCCCACGCCTTTGCTCCTGGGAGCCCGCCTGAACATGACGGTGCATCATGCGTAAAAGTTGACAGTCTGTAGACCGTGGTCAGCTCACTGCGTTCGTCGCCCCCTGCGCTTCTGGTGTTACTCacgtccttcttcttggcctgtACTTCGGCAATTGCGTCCACGTAGTGCTCGTGTCCAATCTTGTTCTTGCCAGACCGCAGCGCAATcatgcccgcctcgacgcaTACCGCCTTGAGCATGGCTCCGCCGAATTCGTCTGTGCTGCGCGCCAGTTCTCCCCAGTTGACCCCCGGGTCGACCTTCATCTTGCGCGAGTGAATCTTGAGAATCTGTGCGCGCGCCTCCTCATTTGGCAGCGGGAACTCGATCTTACGATCCAATCGCCCAGAACGCAGAAGGGCCGGGTCCAGCACGTCAACCCTGTTCGTCGCTGCCAACACCTTGATCCGGTCGTCCGACGCGAAGCCATCTAGCTGGTTAAGAAGCTCCAACATGGTGCGCTGCACTTCTCGATCGCCGCTCTTTTCGCTATCAAATCGCTTGGTGCCTAccgcgtccagctcgtcgatgaagatgatggctGGCGCCTTCTCCTTTGCAAGTGCAAAACAGTCGCGGACCAGTTTCGCGCCGTCACCGATGAACATTTGAACAAGCTGAGGTCCGGCCAGCTTTAGGAACGTCGCATCCGTCTGGGCCGCACAAGCTCTAGCCAACAGCGTCTTGCCTGTACCAGGAGGTCCGTACATCAACGCGCCTGTATACCTGGTCAGCGAACAGTTATTTCAACAGTGTCTCAAGCACCTGACGAGCATCCCAGAGCGCGGGGCCCAGGCCATGACAAGAGCCGGACGTGCACTTACCCTTGGGTGCCTTGATGCCAATCTTCTTAAACCGGTCAGCTTCTTTCATGGGCCACACGATAGCCTCAACTAATTCTTCAATCTGCTTATCCAATCCTCCCACATCAGTGTACTGCTCCGTCGGCTTTTCGTCCACCTCCATAGCCTTGACCCTACTATCGTACTCGGCAGGAAGCGTGTCGAGAATGAGGTACGAATCCTTGTTGACGCCGATAAGATCGCCGGGTTTCAATTTATCCGAATCCACAAGGCCGATGAGCGGGAGGAAGATGGTTTGCCGGGTCGAGGTCTTGATGACGGCCGACTTGCCCACCCTCGTAGCATCCAAGTCGATGTTGGCACCCTCCTCGGATGATTCAGCAGTAGGGTCTAGGtcaagcagctcgacgacgttTCCGACGAGGTAGGGCAGTTGCCTATTGACTACCGTTAGCCATCACGCGTTCCCGACACAGCTCATCAGACGGCCGAAGAACTAAAAGCATACCTGTTGTTGGCAATCTTGTCCACGTTGTCCTTGATCTTTTCACCCATGGCTGCCTTCTCGTGTGATAGCCGAGATAGCTCGCTCTTCATGATCCGTGAATCATTTTCGAGTAGTCGCTTCCGCGTTTGGATGTCTTGGGTGCTGAGGCCTCGAATCTCGTCATCGAGGATatcatcctcgtccttgtccttcatgacctcatcgccatcttTGCCATTGTTCTGGTCGTCttcccggccgccgtctcgctTGCGATCGTCTTTGTCCCGGCGGTCGAGATCGTCAAGCTCCTCGAGTGTCGACATGGTGCCAGCAGAGTCGGACTCGCCCACAAGCTTCTAAGGTCGGGATGGGGATGAGCAAGGGAGCAGCTGCGCGTTGCTCAAAGAGTGCTGCGGAGGAGAGAAAAAGCCTCCGTGTGGGTTAAGGAATTCAACAGTTGCGATGACGAAGGCAGCGATGAAATTGACGGTTGGATTGCCGTGGTGTGGGCAGGGTGAGGCCGAGCGGCAATGTTGCATGCCAGACGactaggtaaggtagtaaGGTAATGAGCCAACGAAGGTACCTCAGGCTGGACCTTAGGCAGTGAGCAGGGTGCGCAATCCCGGAGCACCAGCCTCCACTGTTGGAGCACGTAGTAGTGGCAATTGAGATTGTGCTAATCGTGCCTGCCTCAGTTAAGTGTGGCGGGGAGAAATGGAACACATCGCTATACTTGCGACAGGCTAACCTATGATGTACTGATGCCATACCATTTGGTTGCGAAAAGGACTTCAAAAGGTCGCAAGCTCGGGTACTCTCCAGCCACACTGGCGGTCTGGTGGTGGACGTGAGAGGCTTTGTTCTCGGTGCGGCCCCACTTTGATCCGACATGGCTCGCAGAGGAGATGCGCTCAGAATTATGTTGATGGACCCTGTCAAGTCTCTCTTTGCCTCTCTGTGCCTGCATGAAACGGCGCAATCGGCCTGTTCCACCGCCGCGATCTGCGTCGGCGCAAAACGAGGTAGAGAGACGAATTGAATCGGACTCTTTCTCAAACGAGTGCTAAATTCCTGCAGCTATGGTACGAGGACTAGGTCATTCCGCAGGGCCTTGCTTAAGGCAGCTGGCTCGCAAGCGGACGGCAACAATCAGAAGCTCCTGGGCCGCTTGTGCCTCTCGAGGGTTCTGTACGGGCACTGGTTTATCAACACAGGTGGCTTCGGCTTCTTCGACACATGCGGGACTGCAGCCTGTCGACTACGCACCGGCCACAAAGCCACCGAGCGCGAGACCAATCGATACCAGGAAGAGCCAACTTATTCGGACGTACACGTCGCTATTACGAACGACGCCCCTTGTTCTGTTCTTCCAGCATAGCAACTTGACGGCGGTGGaatgggcggcggtgaggcGTGAGCTCAAAAAGGCCTTGGCCGCTGTCCCAACCCCTGTCGCTATGGACGGGACGGTGTCGATGGACCTCTCTCCACGAGTTCAACTCCAGGTTTTGCGCACCAACATGTTCGATGTGGCTTTGAAGATCGTCGAATTCTACGAcccaacagcggcagcggcgtcggccctCACGGCGCGAACAGAGCGTGGCCCGCTCGTGCACGACTTGTCGCGAGCGGCGTACGAGACACTCCGTAAAACCGAGATCCCCATCGATTCTATGTACGCGCAAATCGAGCCGCTCATGGTTGGTCCGTTGGCCTCTCTCGTGATGCCAGCCGTCTCCCCAGCCCATCTGGCTGCTGCGTTGAGCGTCCTTGCACCGATTCCGGGCAAGTttccggcgccgacgagaaaGAAGAACCCGGGCTACCACGATCCGACCTGTCAAAACGGCTTGGCTAAGCTGCTACTCATTGGTGGGCGGATAGAAGGCAAGGTTTTTGACCAGGCTGGCGTCACTCGGGTGGGCGGCATTGAGGGCGGCATGGATGGGCTGCGCGCTCAACTTGTTGCTCTCCTCCAGGGCGCGGGTTTGGGTATCACGAATGCTCTGgaaggcggcagcaggaATTTGTGGCTGACCCTGGAAGGGCGCAAGAGCCAGCTGGAGGATGTGCCAAAATCATGAGAGTGGCCTTGGCCGGCTTGTGGTGTGACGATATTGTAATGGATAGATCAAGATGTGTGACAGTTCGTGTATAAATGAAACTAGATATACTTAAGCATAATGTAggggacgaggccgcgcgaTTGTCACAACACAGCATCTCCAGGGCAAGGTGTTCTTTTCGTCTTGTCTAAAGCATGTTACTAACGCGACGAGGATACCATTTTTCCAGTTGAGTTGACGACAAATGTAATACGTACCTACGAAGTAGATAGTTACCTTGCAGGCTGAAGTGGGCGTCGTTGGAGTGACGGGTGCTCCCGTACCCATTACAGGCCGAACACCCATCAAAAAGGCACTAGACTCGAGGCTTGGATAGCGGGCACCAAAGGTagtagtaccttaccttggtacctaGGTACACCTAAGTACCTAATGCCTCACCTACCTCTATAGTAGTACCTCAGTATCTGGGTATGTACCTAAGTTACGTAGTAGTAAAAGAagtagtactaggtacctagttATTCTAGTAGGCACCCGACTACTACCTACTTGCCTACTGTACTaaagtaggtaggtaccttaggtagtaggtactaaggtacccATAAGTCTACTACGGGTTGGTCCTGCCTTGTGCATTACGCACTCGGCTGCCGCATCCCCGAATCGTGCTTCATCCACTacagcagcccgccgagcGACAATCAACAcgcttgccgctgccgttctTCGTCGAGCGCTGGCCGCGCAGCTTGCGACCTTGATCGCCGACCCTCTCGTCACCTCCCGTACCGCCGGTGGCCTCTCTACCCGACTCGAACGAAGCCCAACGAAGTCCGCGCCACGTGCCAGCTCCTTGGGGGTGGGTGATAAGCCCTTCaggcggtgtcggcgtcgaaACGAGAGATATTCCGCGACACTGCGGCGAAACGCGGCGCGCTCTGTCGCTCAACGTATCCCGCCGTATgcgacggtggtggtagcGCAGCAGAAACCAAAACCAGCGCCATGGACTTCGCGCCCTACCAGTCGTCGCCTCCAGAGCACTCGCGCGTGGCATCGCCCGAGTTCGCCGGCAATGCCACATCCCCTCGACCGTCGCACGATGCCGGAGGCCGGCGACCATACTCGCCCTCTGCCGCCTTCAACGCGAGGAGTCCCCCGCCTCTTCAGCacccgcagccgcagcgcgcATGGGGTGGCGACCTTGACGACCAGACACAGGCTGGCTCTtggatcggcggcggcggcggcggtaacggcggtgccgccatGCCGGGTGCGTATCCCGCCGCCGAAATCAGCGAGTTTGATACCAGCCTCGGCCTGAGACTCGATTACGAGGCCTGCCTTGCGTATCTCGCCCTGCCacccctcggcgccatcttACTGCTTATCCTAGAACGCAAGAGTGATTATGTTCGGTAGGCGCCCAGATGCTTTCACACATGGCTTTGGCTGACCTTGAGCACACGCAGATTCCACGCCTGGCAAGCAGCCCTGCTCTTTACCGCGATCATGGTTTTTCACCTCATCTTCTCCTGGTCCTCGTTTCTAAGCTGGCTCTTCTTTGTTTGCGACATGGCTCTCATCGCCTTCCTCACGTTGAGAGCGTATCGGGACGCCGAGATCCTGGACAGGTACGCAaagacccccccccccccccctttttcctTTTCGAAGTCCTGCCGCGGCGGATCGTATGCCAACCTGACTGTCTCTAGGTTCGAGGTCCCGTTGTTTGGCAGCATAGCAAGCCGCTTCCTGGATGACGAGTAGGACTTGAGATGCAGCGGTGCCGAATTACACCTGTCAACGAGGGGGTGGTCTGGTCGGCCTTTTGCCTACCTCGTTTCACTCGCCTGCTTCCTATTAATGTATAAAACATTGCCTGCATTGTACTTTCACATATACCCCTATAATTCATGAAGGCCTAAACTAGCTACCTTTCAGTCGCGCCTGGTGGACACGTGCGCAACGAGCATGGCTCCGTCTTTGCAAATACAACCTCAACAATGGTGCAACGCGTGTGAGCCAAGAGGTCCCACTGCTAGTGTGGGACATGTCAACCGCTTCAGTATGGGATCTCCAGCGGCAGAGCTCGAGACCAGCAGCTTTTCGTAGTCGGCCATGGAATTCCTCGCCTCAGAAAATgaggggtggtggtcggATTGCAGTGTGCTCTATCTCGACGCCACACCCCTGACATCGCCCCTGATAGCCGGCTTGGGCTCAAAAATCCGTTCTCCTATGCCGCCTTCTGCGACACCACTATCGAGCCACCTCG from Purpureocillium takamizusanense chromosome 4, complete sequence includes the following:
- a CDS encoding uncharacterized protein (EggNog:ENOG503NZHJ~COG:B), whose protein sequence is MEEVTSRHFFRHGKEQYAHERDDCHWCQLRHFPTDGNAPVTIVNEVDDQALPRGFRFINSNVLGDGVRPADVSFRSGCDCLDSTSCQFAGCQCLAELDEENDSDDGSDHDEDAVDAPRRKTYAYHMHGAKAGLLRSRLHNSKVPLYECHQGCSCTTDCPNRVVERGRAVPLQIFRTTDRGWGVRSQEALKKGQFVDRYVGEIITSAEADRRRDAAAVSQRKDVYLFALDKFTHPGSLDPRLRGPPLEVDGEFMSGPTRFINHSCDPNLRIFARVGDHADKHLHDLALFAIRDIQRGEELTFDYVDGVSQDPDDEQDGMTPCLCGSSKCRGYLW
- a CDS encoding uncharacterized protein (COG:S~SECRETED:SignalP(1-19~SECRETED:cutsite=VVA-SS~SECRETED:prob=0.5712)~EggNog:ENOG503NU2H), translated to MRCLASILTAGLAASGVVASSWFPGSKAVYNKWHETELERWLSDHDVPYPTPADRKDLESLVEKNWNDLIIEPYSKWDTAQLSSYLKARGKDAKSDADDAKDSLISQVKANWYETEDATQNGWANVKDWILDTWTESQLKSFCDKHGIPVPQPRHRDTVLQKARSAYETAAKKAGETASYPGNWLYATWSESDLKSWLDTHGFPAPQPSTRDKLIASVRRNSRLAYLNAQRQAASATASAQAAYATLTDMIIDAWSESQLKEFADKNGIPVPQGTRINELRALLRKHRAEFLGDTINASAKSAFGAATSNARNEYAKATDSASLAAQDAFNQAIGLWSESRLKAYLDARGIPVPQRSNTDELRALVRKHSHKASSGWTAWTFDDFSRKNLQEYLSKHGDKAAKAAARKKDASRDELVKAAQSAYSSASTAGGATYASATSYLSSATAAAKGDAFDSWSHSDLKAYLDSYGVPVPQGSKIDELKALARRQSTYFKHGTSSPGGTIFAKIEETAREGWNWISHQLNLGSQAAQKKAAEAEAAAKARAKEAREEL
- the RPT5 gene encoding 26S proteasome regulatory subunit 6A (COG:O~EggNog:ENOG503NV1G), whose amino-acid sequence is MSTLEELDDLDRRDKDDRKRDGGREDDQNNGKDGDEVMKDKDEDDILDDEIRGLSTQDIQTRKRLLENDSRIMKSELSRLSHEKAAMGEKIKDNVDKIANNRQLPYLVGNVVELLDLDPTAESSEEGANIDLDATRVGKSAVIKTSTRQTIFLPLIGLVDSDKLKPGDLIGVNKDSYLILDTLPAEYDSRVKAMEVDEKPTEQYTDVGGLDKQIEELVEAIVWPMKEADRFKKIGIKAPKGALMYGPPGTGKTLLARACAAQTDATFLKLAGPQLVQMFIGDGAKLVRDCFALAKEKAPAIIFIDELDAVGTKRFDSEKSGDREVQRTMLELLNQLDGFASDDRIKVLAATNRVDVLDPALLRSGRLDRKIEFPLPNEEARAQILKIHSRKMKVDPGVNWGELARSTDEFGGAMLKAVCVEAGMIALRSGKNKIGHEHYVDAIAEVQAKKKDTVNFYA
- a CDS encoding uncharacterized protein (COG:J~EggNog:ENOG503NYM1) translates to MVRGLGHSAGPCLRQLARKRTATIRSSWAACASRGFCTGTGLSTQVASASSTHAGLQPVDYAPATKPPSARPIDTRKSQLIRTYTSLLRTTPLVLFFQHSNLTAVEWAAVRRELKKALAAVPTPVAMDGTVSMDLSPRVQLQVLRTNMFDVALKIVEFYDPTAAAASALTARTERGPLVHDLSRAAYETLRKTEIPIDSMYAQIEPLMVGPLASLVMPAVSPAHLAAALSVLAPIPGKFPAPTRKKNPGYHDPTCQNGLAKLLLIGGRIEGKVFDQAGVTRVGGIEGGMDGLRAQLVALLQGAGLGITNALEGGSRNLWLTLEGRKSQLEDVPKS